In a single window of the Verrucomicrobiales bacterium genome:
- a CDS encoding tRNA (cytidine(34)-2'-O)-methyltransferase, translating into MNIVLVEPEIPPNTGNIARLCAATRSTLHLIEPLGFQLDDKQLKRAGMDYWKQVKWKCWPNWVAFRVSLPADARLWFVESGGPRHYGEVRYGPDDYLVFGRETAGLPRMMLDENVAQWVRIPMINPESRSLNLSNCVAIVLYEALRQQGFPTVTRGG; encoded by the coding sequence ATGAACATTGTTTTAGTGGAACCAGAGATTCCGCCCAACACGGGAAACATCGCGCGCCTCTGCGCTGCGACGCGCTCGACCCTTCATCTCATCGAACCCCTGGGGTTCCAGTTGGACGACAAGCAACTCAAGCGTGCCGGGATGGATTATTGGAAGCAGGTGAAGTGGAAGTGCTGGCCCAACTGGGTTGCGTTCAGGGTGTCGTTGCCGGCTGACGCCAGACTCTGGTTCGTGGAGTCGGGAGGGCCTCGGCATTACGGAGAGGTGCGGTACGGTCCGGATGATTATCTGGTATTTGGGCGTGAGACCGCTGGGTTACCCCGGATGATGCTGGATGAGAATGTGGCCCAATGGGTGCGCATCCCGATGATCAATCCCGAGTCGCGCTCCTTGAATCTCTCCAACTGTGTGGCGATTGTGCTTTACGAGGCCTTGAGGCAACAGGGTTTTCCAACTGTGACGAGGGGTGGCTGA